The following proteins are co-located in the Solanum pennellii chromosome 1, SPENNV200 genome:
- the LOC107007921 gene encoding putative RING-H2 finger protein ATL69: MSISNLPADSAFSLKYGIAIAVAILILISIIMFASYACLRVKLAGDLTPPSSSSNETNNNNYNIYSYFFGLDRPVIESFPKVVLGESKRLPSSISDTNTCAICLCEYCVKDSVRCMPECNHCFHADCVDEWLQKSGSCPICRSSPVSTSAGSTPLPVPNYYRFNFV; the protein is encoded by the coding sequence atgtctatATCAAACTTACCTGCAGATTCTGCATTTAGCCTCAAATACGGCATCGCCATTGCCGTCGCCATTTTGATTCTCATTTCCATCATCATGTTCGCCTCCTACGCTTGTCTTCGTGTCAAATTAGCCGGAGATTTGACGCCACCGTCGTCTTCTTCAAATGagactaataataataattacaacaTCTATAGCTACTTCTTCGGATTGGATCGGCCGGTTATAGAGTCGTTCCCCAAAGTAGTGTTGGGTGAAAGTAAGAGATTGCCTAGTTCAATTAGTGATACGAATACATGCGCAATATGCTTGTGTGAATATTGTGTGAAGGATTCCGTTCGCTGTATGCCGGAGTGTAATCACTGTTTTCACGCCGATTGTGTTGACGAATGGTTGCAGAAGAGTGGGAGTTGTCCGATCTGTAGGAGCTCTCCGGTTTCTACATCTGCAGGTTCAACACCGCTGCCTGTGCCTAATTACTATAGGTTTAATTTTGTATAG
- the LOC107007920 gene encoding protein MAINTENANCE OF PSII UNDER HIGH LIGHT 1 — MACAALSANSCTIASSSSGRLSFSTYQKDSKLRQRHSLVRFRVRASTDDSDCNAEECAPEKEVGKVSLEWVAMDNTKVVGTFPPRKPRGWTGYVEKDTAGQTNIYSVEPAVYVAESAISSGTAGTSSDGAENTKAISAGIALISVAAASSILLQVGKNSPPPIQTVEYTGPSLSYYINKLKPAEIVQASITEAPTAPETEEVAITPEVESSAPEAPAPQVEVQSEAPQDTSSSSSNIS, encoded by the exons ATGGCTTGTGCTGCTTTATCAGCAAACAGCTGCACCATAGCTTCATCGTCTAGTGGAAGATTGAGCTTTTCCACATACCAAAAGGACTCAAAATTGAGGCAAAGACACAGTCTCGTTCGATTCAGAGTTCGGGCTTCAACTGATGATTCTGATTGCAATGCTGAAGAATGTGCCCCAGAGAAGGAG GTTGGGAAGGTGAGCTTGGAATGGGTAGCCATGGACAACACCAAAGTGGTTGGGACATTTCCACCTCGTAAGCCGCGTGGCTGGACAGGGTATGTTGAGAAGGATACTGCTGGGCAGACAAATATATACTCTGTTGAG CCTGCAGTTTATGTAGCAGAAAGTGCTATAAGCTCTGGTACTGCAGGCACCTCATCTGATGGAGCAGAGAACACCAAAGCTATTTCAGCTGGGATAGCCTTAATCTCTGTTGCAGCTGCTTCATCGATTCTCCTTCAAGTTGGGAAGAACTCACCTCCTCCGATACAAACAGTGGAGTACACGGGACCATCCCTTAGCTACTATATCAACAAGCTTAAGCCAGCGGAAATAGTCCAAGCTTCAATAACCGAAGCACCAACTGCACCAGAAACCGAAGAAGTAGCAATTACACCAGAAGTTGAAAGCTCTGCTCCAGAAGCTCCTGCTCCACAAGTTGAAGTCCAATCTGAAGCCCCTCAGGACActtcaagttcaagttctaaCATCTCTTAG
- the LOC107008188 gene encoding cytochrome P450 98A2-like, translating into MAIPIPLPVAIPLAFIFTYVLYHLYYRLRFKLPPGPTPWPVVGNLYQIKPVRFRCFYEWAETYGPVISVWFGSTLNVVVSSSELAKEVLKEKDQQLADRHRSRSAAKFSRDGQDLIWADYGPHYVKVRKVCTIELFTAKRLESLRPIREDEVTAMVESIYRDCSSPDNLGKSLLVKKYLGAVAFNNITRLAFGKRFENFEGVIDEQGNEFKAIVANGLKLGASLAMAEHIPWLRWMFPLDEDAFSKHGERRDRLTRAIMEEHTLARQKSGGAAKQHFFDALLTLQQKYDLSEDTLIGLLWDMITAGMDTTAISVEWAMAEVIKNPRVQQKAQEELDQVIGYERVMNETDFPNLPYLQCVAKEALRLHPPTPLMLPHRANANVKIGGYDIPKGSNVHVNVWAVARDPKVWNNPLEFRPERFLEEDVDMKGHDYRLLPFGAGRRVCPGAQLGINLVTSMLGHLLHHFRWTPSNGLSPEEIDMGENPGIVTYMRTPLQAVATPRLPADLYKRIAVDM; encoded by the exons ATGGCTATTCCCATTCCTTTACCTGTTGCAATTCCTCTAGCTTTCATTTTCACATACGTACTTTATCATCTCTACTACCGTCTCCGATTCAAGCTCCCGCCGGGCCCAACTCCATGGCCGGTAGTCGGAAACCTTTACCAGATTAAGCCCGTTAGATTCCGATGCTTTTACGAGTGGGCAGAAACCTACGGACCTGTAATTTCGGTTTGGTTCGGGTCGACTTTAAACGTCGTCGTTTCCAGCTCGGAGTTAGCGAAGGAAGTTCTGAAAGAAAAGGACCAGCAATTGGCTGATCGGCATAGGAGCAGATCGGCGGCGAAGTTTAGCAGAGATGGACAAGATCTGATATGGGCTGATTATGGACCTCATTATGTTAAGGTTAGAAAGGTTTGTACGATTGAGCTTTTTACGGCCAAAAGGCTTGAATCCCTTAGACCTATTCGAGAAGATGAAGTCACTGCCATGGTGGAGTCCATTTACAGAGATTGCAGTAGTCCtg ATAACCTAGGGAAGAGTCTGCTAGTGAAGAAGTACCTTGGAGCAGTGGCCTTTAACAACATTACAAGGCTTGCCTTTGGGAAGAGGTTTGAAAACTTTGAAGGTGTAATTGATGAACAAGGGAATGAGTTCAAGGCGATTGTTGCCAATGGGTTGAAGCTTGGAGCATCCCTTGCCATGGCCGAACACATCCCATGGCTTCGCTGGATGTTCCCTCTTGATGAGGATGCTTTTTCTAAGCACGGGGAACGTAGAGACCGTCTCACCCGAGCTATTATGGAGGAGCACACCCTTGCTCGCCAGAAGAGTGGAGGAGCCGCCAAGCAGCACTTTTTTGATGCATTGTTGACCCTCCAACAGAAATATGACCTAAGTGAAGACACTCTCATTGGTTTACTTTGG GACATGATCACAGCAGGAATGGACACAACTGCAATATCTGTTGAATGGGCAATGGCTGAGGTGATCAAGAACCCAAGAGTGCAGCAGAAGGCCCAAGAAGAACTCGACCAAGTGATCGGGTACGAGCGAGTAATGAACGAAACAGACTTCCCCAACCTCCCATACCTGCAATGCGTGGCCAAGGAAGCGCTAAGGCTACACCCTCCAACTCCTCTAATGCTCCCACATAGAGCCAACGCCAACGTCAAGATCGGTGGCTACGACATTCCAAAGGGCTCCAACGTGCATGTGAATGTCTGGGCTGTTGCTCGCGACCCCAAGGTGTGGAATAACCCATTGGAGTTCAGACCAGAGAGGTTCCTTGAGGAAGACGTGGACATGAAGGGTCATGATTATAGGCTACTCCCATTTGGTGCTGGTAGAAGAGTGTGTCCAGGGGCACAATTAGGTATCAACTTGGTGACCTCTATGTTGGGCCATCTATTGCACCATTTTCGTTGGACTCCTTCTAATGGATTGAGCCCAGAGGAGATTGATATGGGTGAGAACCCTGGGATTGTTACCTACATGAGGACTCCATTACAGGCCGTTGCCACTCCCAGATTACCAGCTGACTTGTATAAACGAATTGCAGTCGAcatgtaa
- the LOC107008187 gene encoding 65-kDa microtubule-associated protein 5 isoform X1: MHFSPTCPLVLEIWDEIGESDSERDKKLLQVEQECLDIYRRNVDKERKYKAELHLSLAEADAEISKLVSALGEQVSLPLSGKMKGTLKQKLAVIDPVLKDIRTKKHERIKDFLNIETQIAAICAEIAGNDTVISATDIQVSEQDLTAKRLGELKSHLQELQSEKNLRLLRVNSYMSAIHELTVVMSLDFKNIIANINPSLANHLNVQSKSISNETLASLTSEVNSLKQLKKQRLERLQDLGSSLIELWNLMDMPMEEQLRFNHVTSLVSSSIDEISRQGSLAIHIVEQAEVEVERLNALKTSKLRELIFKRQNELEEIYRNVHMDVDSETARQILIQLMESGSDLSNLLSSMDDQVVKAKEQASSRKEVLDKVEKWKHASQEESWLDEYEKDDNRYSAGKGVHINLKRAEKARILVSKIPSLVENLTAKIKAWEKERGMPFLYHKAPLLHTLEEYIISRQEKQEEKRRSREQKRLQDQFAAEQETIYGSKSAKKPLGNANTVPGTPNSRRMSTPSGRYGASIGKEKRGSGHVIPVNYVSLAKDDQKCG; the protein is encoded by the exons ATGCATTTTTCTCCTACTTGCCCTCTTGTGTTG GAAATATGGGATGAGATTGGGGAGAGTGACAGCGAGAGGGACAAAAAGCTTCTTCAAGTTGAGCAGGAATGCCTCGACATTTACCGTAGAAATGTAGATAAAGAGAGAAAATACAAAGCTGAGCTGCATCTGTCATTAGCTGAGGCTGATGCAGAAATTTCCAAACTTGTATCTGCCCTTGGAGAACAAGTTTCTTTGCCATTG tCTGGAAAGATGAAAGGTACCCTGAAGCAGAAATTGGCTGTTATTGATCCCGTGTTAAAAGACATAAGGACAAAGAAACATGAAAGGATTAAGGACTTCTTGAATATAGAAACACAGATAGCAGCAATTTGTGCAGAAATAGCAGGAAATGACACAGTAATTAGTGCCACAGATATTCAAGTAAGTGAACAAGACTTGACCGCTAAGAGATTGGGAGAACTGAAGTCACATCTTCAGGAACTTCAGTCTGAAAAG AACCTGCGTTTGCTACGAGTCAACAGCTATATGAGCGCAATTCATGAGCTTACAGTAGTTATGTCACTTGATTTCAAGAATATAATAGCTAATATCAATCCAAGCTTGGCGAATCATTTGAATGTACAATCAAAGAGCATAAGCAATGAAACACTTGCTAGCTTGACAAGTGAAGTCAATTCACTGAAGCAATTGAAAAAGCAGCGGCTAGAGAGG CTTCAAGATCTTGGCAGCTCTCTAATAGAACTTTGGAACCTCATGGACATGCCAATGGAGGAACAACTGAGGTTTAACCATGTTACTTCCTTAGTTTCTTCCTCTATTGATGAGATAAGTAGACAAGGATCCCTTGCCATTCACATTGTTGAGCAG GCTGAAGTGGAAGTTGAGCGTTTAAATGCTCTAAAGACCAGTAAGCTGAGAGAATTGATATTTAAGAGACAAAATGAGCTCGAGGAAATCTATAGGAATGTTCATATGGATGTAGATAGCGAGACTGCACGCCAGATTTTAATCCAGCTTATGGAGTCTG GCAGTGATCTCTCTAATCTGCTTTCAAGCATGGATGATCAGGTGGTGAAAGCCAAAGAGCAAGCTTCAAGCAGGAAAGAAGTATTAGATAAAGTGGAGAAGTGGAAACATGCTTCTCAAGAGGAAAGTTGGCTTGATGAGTATGAAAAG GATGATAATCGTTATAGTGCTGGGAAAGGTGTTCACATCAATTTGAAACGTGCAGAGAAAGCACGGATTTTGGTCAGCAAAATACCAT CTCTTGTTGAAAACTTGACTGCCAAGATAAAGGCCTGGGAGAAGGAAAGAGGAATGCCATTTTTATATCACAAA GCCCCTCTATTGCATACTTTGGAAGAGTATATCATCTCGCGACAGGAAAAACAAGAAGAGAAACGTAGATCTCGG GAACAAAAGCGGCTCCAAGATCAATTTGCTGCAGAACAAGAAACAATCTATGGTTCAAAGTCTGCCAAGAAACCTCTGGGTAATGCTAACACAGTGCCCGGAACTCCAAATAGTCGACGTATGTCTACACCTTCAGGTCGTTATGGTGCGTCCATAGGGAAGGAAAAGAGAGGGAGCGGTCATGTAATACCCGTAAACTACGTAAGCCTTGCAAAGGATGATCAGAAATGTGGATGA
- the LOC107008187 gene encoding 65-kDa microtubule-associated protein 5 isoform X2, whose product MKGTLKQKLAVIDPVLKDIRTKKHERIKDFLNIETQIAAICAEIAGNDTVISATDIQVSEQDLTAKRLGELKSHLQELQSEKNLRLLRVNSYMSAIHELTVVMSLDFKNIIANINPSLANHLNVQSKSISNETLASLTSEVNSLKQLKKQRLERLQDLGSSLIELWNLMDMPMEEQLRFNHVTSLVSSSIDEISRQGSLAIHIVEQAEVEVERLNALKTSKLRELIFKRQNELEEIYRNVHMDVDSETARQILIQLMESGSDLSNLLSSMDDQVVKAKEQASSRKEVLDKVEKWKHASQEESWLDEYEKDDNRYSAGKGVHINLKRAEKARILVSKIPSLVENLTAKIKAWEKERGMPFLYHKAPLLHTLEEYIISRQEKQEEKRRSREQKRLQDQFAAEQETIYGSKSAKKPLGNANTVPGTPNSRRMSTPSGRYGASIGKEKRGSGHVIPVNYVSLAKDDQKCG is encoded by the exons ATGAAAGGTACCCTGAAGCAGAAATTGGCTGTTATTGATCCCGTGTTAAAAGACATAAGGACAAAGAAACATGAAAGGATTAAGGACTTCTTGAATATAGAAACACAGATAGCAGCAATTTGTGCAGAAATAGCAGGAAATGACACAGTAATTAGTGCCACAGATATTCAAGTAAGTGAACAAGACTTGACCGCTAAGAGATTGGGAGAACTGAAGTCACATCTTCAGGAACTTCAGTCTGAAAAG AACCTGCGTTTGCTACGAGTCAACAGCTATATGAGCGCAATTCATGAGCTTACAGTAGTTATGTCACTTGATTTCAAGAATATAATAGCTAATATCAATCCAAGCTTGGCGAATCATTTGAATGTACAATCAAAGAGCATAAGCAATGAAACACTTGCTAGCTTGACAAGTGAAGTCAATTCACTGAAGCAATTGAAAAAGCAGCGGCTAGAGAGG CTTCAAGATCTTGGCAGCTCTCTAATAGAACTTTGGAACCTCATGGACATGCCAATGGAGGAACAACTGAGGTTTAACCATGTTACTTCCTTAGTTTCTTCCTCTATTGATGAGATAAGTAGACAAGGATCCCTTGCCATTCACATTGTTGAGCAG GCTGAAGTGGAAGTTGAGCGTTTAAATGCTCTAAAGACCAGTAAGCTGAGAGAATTGATATTTAAGAGACAAAATGAGCTCGAGGAAATCTATAGGAATGTTCATATGGATGTAGATAGCGAGACTGCACGCCAGATTTTAATCCAGCTTATGGAGTCTG GCAGTGATCTCTCTAATCTGCTTTCAAGCATGGATGATCAGGTGGTGAAAGCCAAAGAGCAAGCTTCAAGCAGGAAAGAAGTATTAGATAAAGTGGAGAAGTGGAAACATGCTTCTCAAGAGGAAAGTTGGCTTGATGAGTATGAAAAG GATGATAATCGTTATAGTGCTGGGAAAGGTGTTCACATCAATTTGAAACGTGCAGAGAAAGCACGGATTTTGGTCAGCAAAATACCAT CTCTTGTTGAAAACTTGACTGCCAAGATAAAGGCCTGGGAGAAGGAAAGAGGAATGCCATTTTTATATCACAAA GCCCCTCTATTGCATACTTTGGAAGAGTATATCATCTCGCGACAGGAAAAACAAGAAGAGAAACGTAGATCTCGG GAACAAAAGCGGCTCCAAGATCAATTTGCTGCAGAACAAGAAACAATCTATGGTTCAAAGTCTGCCAAGAAACCTCTGGGTAATGCTAACACAGTGCCCGGAACTCCAAATAGTCGACGTATGTCTACACCTTCAGGTCGTTATGGTGCGTCCATAGGGAAGGAAAAGAGAGGGAGCGGTCATGTAATACCCGTAAACTACGTAAGCCTTGCAAAGGATGATCAGAAATGTGGATGA
- the LOC107025325 gene encoding probable serine/threonine-protein kinase PBL6, with protein sequence MRKLSLLYDLRVIKKKRKKRAFRMLNNGIHIWNCEFSLVLQVKFHIQVQAGNSRKVVAVIAIKRLEPTWIILDREMKKEKRYFMEKLSCGISKLKSDNSIEEVRGPIKLMENTKVSLTRNTFSYDEMIPGEDDVSEERPSSQLNSKAVSRTRTSCKEQASSIPGKLYSDFCENKVKRSSSTDLVDPSSSSSFHNLKTKTGNSPSHEHINDNDQYLYGVIHECSFCGNRRPKMRLHKEFSYKELEEATKGFANENFLSEGGFGSVYKGYLKNGLRVAVKQHNDMSLQGDKEFKSEVEVLSKARHPNLVMLLGSCSEGSQKLLVYEYVCYGSLDKFLSGDIRMCLNWEKRLKIALGAARGLEYLHKHNIIHRDIRPNNILITHDHESLLGDFGLAKAAYDESQHSSGNNVVGTFGYMAPEYAASGKFSTKTDVYAFGVVLLQLITGLKNTDNCLEDKSLVEWAMPLLEQKNYPRLIDKSIVDSHDFHQLFWMVELAAKCLEKDPDKRNTMEWVVKILSDIMEGNADTCIDFNTKSNDEDDKIVGTVTTSSSFSTDRTCSSKRWSPSSSNSTHEECESRKIPLKHKGATPNKSKLLYKEMIH encoded by the exons ATGCGTAAATTGTCTCTCCTATATGATTTGCGAgttattaagaagaaaagaaagaagagggCATTTAGAATGTTAAATAATGGAATTCATATTTGGAATTGTGAATTTTCATTGGTGTTGCAGGTCAAATTTCACATACAAGTTCAAGCTGGAAATTCAAGAAAGGTGGTTGCTGTTATAGCAATCAAAAGATTGGAACCCACTTGGATCATTCTAGATAG ggaaatgaagaaagagaagaGGTACTTCATGGAGAAGCTATCATGTGGAATATCAAAATTGAAAAGTGACAACTCCATAGAAGAAGTGAGAGGACCAATAAAGTTAATGGAGAACACTAAGGTCTCCCTTACTCGAAATACATTTTCGTATGATGAAATGATACCAGGAGAGGATGATGTATCAGAAGAACGTCCTTCTTCGCAGCTAA ACTCGAAAGCTGTTTCTCGAACGAGAACCTCATGCAAAGAACAGGCAAGTAGTATACCAGGAAAGCTCTATTCAGATTTTTGTGAGAACAAAGTAAAAAGATCTTCTTCAACTGACTTAGTAGATCCAAGCTCAAGCTCCTCTTTCCATAATTTGAAAACAAAAACTGGAAACTCACCATCCCATGAACATATCAACGACAATGATCAATATTTGTATGGAGTGATACACGAATGTTCCTTTTGTGGGAACAGAAGACCGAAAATGAGATTGCATAAGGAGTTCAGTTATAAGGAGCTTGAAGAAGCAACAAAAGGATTTGCCAATGAAAATTTTCTATCAGAAGGCGGATTTGGTTCTGTTTATAAAGGGTATTTAAAGAATGGACTAAGAGTTGCTGTCAAGCAGCATAACGATATGAGCCTTCAAGGCGATAAAGAATTCAAGTCCGAAGTTGAGGTTCTAAGCAAGGCTAGGCATCCAAATTTAGTCATGTTGTTAGGGTCTTGCTCTGAAGGTAGCCAAAAGTTGCTTGTCTATGAGTATGTTTGCTATGGTTCTCTCGACAAATTCTTATCAG GGGATATAAGAATGTGTCTCAATTGGGAGAAGAGGCTAAAAATAGCTTTGGGTGCTGCCAGAGGCTTAGAATATCTTCATAAACACAACATCATTCACCGAGATATTAGACCTAACAATATCCTCATCACACATGATCATGAATCACTG TTAGGAGATTTTGGACTGGCAAAAGCGGCGTATGATGAATCACAACATTCTTCTGGTAACAACGTGGTTGGTACTTTTGGATATATGGCACCAGAATATGCAGCGAGTGGGAAGTTCTCGACTAAAACagatgtttatgcttttggAGTTGTGCTGCTGCAGCTTATCACTGGACTCAAGAACACAGACAACTGTCTTGAAGATAAAAGTCTTGTTGAATGG GCAATGCCTCTTCTGgagcaaaagaattatccacGTCTAATTGATAAAAGTATTGTCGATTCCCATGATTTCCATCAGCTATTTTGGATGGTTGAGTTAGCAGCAAAATGTCTCGAAAAGGATCCTGATAAGAGGAATACCATGGAATGG GTGGTTAAGATCTTGAGTGATATAATGGAAGGAAATGCTGATACTTGTATAGACTTCAACACGAAAAGCAATGATGAAGATGATAAAATTGTTGGAACAGTAACAACATCTTCTTCATTTTCGACAGACAGAACATGTTCATCAAAAAGATGGAGTCCTTCATCATCCAATAGTACTCATGAAGAATGTGAAAGTAGGAAGATTCCTCTCAAACACAAAGGGGCAACTCCAAACAAAAGCAAACTACTTTATAAAGAGATGATTCATTGA